The window TTTCTTATGACACCAAGCTAATGGTCATGTCTAGATTTGCAGTCGGCCACATGACCAGCAGCTTGAAATACCTACTGTACCACAGATGGTTGCTCAGTGGGGTCGCTATTATGCTATGGTGCACATTCACCAGGGCTTCCATGGGGCCAATGACAGGAATCTAATGCACAATAGCCACTGTGGATCACGTCTACCTTGTGGACTGCCTGCGTTCCCTCGTGCTTTATTTCTTCAACAGTGATGGCATCatctagcaggataactgtccacatCGAATATCAAGACCAAGCTACAGTGGTTAAAGAGGCATAATAGTGAAGTCGTGAAGAATTAGCCATCAAATTCACCTGATCAGAACACAATGAAATCCACTTACTACAGTATCACCCACCAGCTCCACACCCACAAACCACATACCCATAATTTACTGAAATTGCATGACCTGTGTACCGACATCCAGTGTCACTTACCATTAGAAACCTGTCAAGTAGCTGAATCCATGTTACAAAGAGACACTGCTGTACTGCATTTCAAAAAGAGGTCAATTAGCTACAAAGTAGGAGGTCACATTGTTTCAGCTTCTCAGTTAAGACCACCACCTATAGTGTTGTTCAAGTAGCCTGTGACTTTGTATGTAACTCAGAGGAGGGTAATAGCATAGTTGTTCTCATGAATAACTATGGCCAACCCCATGTCACCAGAAATTCCACTGGTAGATCATACTGTTggcactttagtctggaaacaGTACTAGGTTTGGGGCATCAGTGGCTTCCGCCTGGTTTGCTCAACAGATATTGCAATGGTGCTACCTTCCCCCTTTACCAGACTAAATGTCAGGAATCACTTTTCATTTCATGCTGCACATTATATTATACAACTCAATCTAATTCAGCTCTAAGCATTACTACACTACAACATACAGACGTCACAAGAATCGTGAAAATATTGAATGAGGGGTTGGGGGTGTTAAATTAGATGCACTGTTAGCTTTGCAGGGAAACTCTGGTCAGTCGACTGAGAAATATTCTGACTCTAATGGAATCACTTTCAATACACTGAAAGCAAGTCGCCTGTACAAACATAAGATTCAGTTTAAATTGAACATTTTTACTGATAAGTTACTGAGCTAATATCTTAACTTCATATCTCCCATATAGGaacaaatatatacatacatacctaCCAACGCCTCTCACTTTTCACGGTATACGGACAATACAAAGTGCATAACATGTGCCAACATATCCATACAAGACTAGTCACCTACGTAATACAGGTTTTATGAATTTTacttgcagttttagtttttaaaAGCAAAAGTGCAATAAACAGTGTGATCTTAAAAAGACAAGTCAATCTGGTACAATCATCATCAGTTTCAGTCCAGGCTACACCACAGATCCTAGCCCAGCAAatctaatctcccccccccccccaaggaaaatTGCAGCTTTGATGCTGAACTGATTTGCGAATAGTCAACGTTTTCTCCATATTTTGAAGCGGGCTTTaatgtaaaaatgaaacaaatttgaaGATGAAATCCTAAGTTTCCTTCacagaaaagaaaactgatttTAAAATGCTGAATATTTTGATATATGCTAACAGATGTTAATTATTAAACACTCAAGTAACACTGGCAACAACAGCAATAAGCTAAATGAGTTTCTCTAGATACAGAAAAGGCAAAATAAAGTAAACTTGTTGTAAACAAGCTGTCAAGCAACATTTACCAACTACAAAATCTTTGAGTAAACAACTCATACTGCTGACGTCAAAAACATACTGTAATTTTACAATGTGCATTTAAATACATGTtttagtaaaacattattacacccAGTAGGTCACCATTATGCAAATAAAGCAggatttcattacagcaaataaaataaattctccaATTCTCATTTCACACAATAGATATCTGAATGATAAACACTATTTTAGTCTGCTAATACAGAAACTTAAACATCTTTAATATGAGATACAGAAAAGTAAATTATTACAACTTACTTGTATTACCACAACTCTCCATCTTTTTCTTTTGCTGGAACTTCAATGATACGAGGTTTATCAATTATTCTTGCAGAGCGGTTCCCTTTCTCTACTATGCCAATTATCCATGCCTGGTAACCTTCCTGTTTCTCAATATCTTTACAGTATGCTGCTGCTTGTTCTCTTGGTAGGCAAATTAGCAACCCCCCTGATGTCTCAGGGGAATGTCCTTGGAGAAGTTGAAACATATTACCGCATGCTTTTGCAACAGCTGCCATTTTTGCTATAACTGGTAAGTTATGAATCACAAAAGACACCTCATTCTTTTGATGTCTAGCAAGATTTTGAGCGTGACCAAGTAATCCAAAGCCTGTAACATCCGTCGCACCATGTGCGTTGTACTTGTGCATCAAACGAGCTGCTATACGATTAAGTCTTGCCATTGAATCCATCGATCTCTGATAGGCCTTTCtaacatcatcctctgacacaacAAGTTTAATGCGGTTCCATCTCTCTGGCTGCTCTAACCACTGATGTGCATTAACTGCTACTTGTGTGCCTAAAGGCTTGGTCAAAACCAATACATCTCCAACAACTGCATTATCAGGAACAATATATTCATTTGGTTGGCACACAGATGTCGCTACACCTCCAATTGTACACCAGGGATTCACAACAGTTTGACCTCCTGTCACGGTGGTGCCTGCCTCCCACGCCGAATCCTTAAATCCTCTCATAATCAGTGGAATAACAACATCCCTTTCCTTTTCAGTCATTTTTGTTGACACACCAAGTAACATCAGCATGTTGTCGCATTCCGTAACACCCATGGCGTAAAGGTCACTCAACACATTGGCACAAGCAATCTTACCCATCATGTAGGGATCATCAACTAATGGATAAAAGAAATCAGTTGTTTGCACAAGACACAGCCCTCCATGCCTCAGTGGAGTCACGGAGGAATCCATACCAATTCCAATACGAGGAATATGCATATGCATGAAGTGTGCATGTTCATCCTGTGCATTGTTATCGTCTTGCTGGAGCCCCTCGAGGAGTTTCCACAGAACCTCCTGAGGAGCTTTACACCCTCATCCTTTCAGATCAGCAAAACGCGTCAGACGGAAAGTAGCGTCTAACTCATGTGCAACAGGATCAAAAGGCCTCCTTAATGCAAATGCGTTTGGATTACCTCCTAACTCCAACTGTGCTACGGATAACGCATCTTGCGACACTGCTGGCCCCTGAAGTTCTGCCATACTGCCGCAATTTGCAGAAAAGTTGGTAAAAATGATCAAATATTACACAACACAACTAAACGCTCAATGCCTCCAACCTctcgacagattacaaaatggcgatACGATGGCGTTCTATTGTTCCGAGCGCTTGGTCGGCGGGATTACGTAGGGTGCATTCCATTGGTGGCTCTTTGCACCGAACTTCCTTGCTCTCGATACATGAAATAGcaaagaaatttttcagagcaaAAATCCTAATTGTTAGTTAAAACATTCTTCAGGTACATTCTTTTAAGAGAAATAATGTTTTCAAACAACAAAAAGTGACTTAGACCTGTTACTGAGAAATAAACATGTGAATGAATAGCATTTTAAGTGTTAAATGAAGGCAATATTGGTAACTTGTTCCTTATAAATATTATTATAGATTCTTAAAGTAAGAATATCAATTTTGGATTTGCATAGAAGCCTTTTTCACATTGCACATTTTTCTAAGAACTTAGTTGTGCGTATGTGTTCCGCCTCTACGGCTCAGGAAGTCCATAAGCAGTACTGTGATCTTTAAGCTCTGTAACGATGACAGTGATACCAATATGAAAAGCAGAAATAGAAAGAGCAACTTAAATTTGTATTATGGGTGAGAGAGGAAGTAACATTTCTGTCGAGGAATACGAAGTATGCGCGGGAACGCGTGGTTACCACTACATCTTGTCCATTCGTAGTATCATCATAATAAAGCCTAATTTTGCTTGGTTTACCTCCTAATAGACGAGACATGTAATGCCTGAAAATATACTAATGTAGTTTGCTTTGTAATACTTTGCGTAGTTGAAAATACGATTTAATATTCGTTTTGGTATAAGTGTTACCAGATAGTCGGATATCACACAGCACATGATACAGACTAAGATACGAAGTGGGACGCTGTCAtctttttgtgaaaaaaatattttgcgtGTTCATCGTACTAAAAAAACTTAAGCTATGAAGTTACTATTAAATACGAGTGGCAGGTGGGTTGATGATGTCgtaaattaacaaaattactaaTTTCAATCCAGAATCGTCTGTGACTAGCTAAAAGTTAATGAAACGTAAATAAACGAAACGCAATTAAAGATCAGAAAGTAGTGAGTCACCAGTTTTCTCGGCGTGATTGGAAAATTATGTGCTTCCAGGTGGAATCGGCAACTTCGTTGAACAATTTTAAACCCCCCCCATTAATCAGGACATACGGTTCTCATATTAAGTGAAGTAATGTTAATGGTGTATATGTGCGTATAGCAGGTGTAAGCGTATCGCTAGAAGAGTGTTGTTCGTTTCTAGAGTATCTCAATGTAGACTGAACAACGGACACAAGCCTACATCTCGCAAAGTGTTTTCTTACCCTGGCCCAAACTTCAAATTCCCATACAGATCCTGTTAATTTGTCAGttgttttgttgtaatattttcgtattgcgacgttaTCCTTGGCTATTAATTGAGGCTCCTGTGACTGTCAGGTTGTTAACGTCGACAATTAATTGATATCGCATCACATTGTTTACGATTTTCAATAGAGTGGTGAAACTATAATAATTTTGTACAGTATTAAACTGTTAATGGGCAGAGTAGAAACTGTTAGAAGAAATACTTGTTAAATAGTAGAGAAAAAGGAGGACGTCAAGAGAATTATATAAGAAAACGAATATAACTGAAACCCAAGTGTGGAATGAAAAAATGACATGGGACAATGGGAGACTGTCTTAGGAACTAGAAAAAGAAAGGGGATGAGAGATGGGACAGATGAAGGATAGGGATTGTTGAGACTATGTAGGTATCAGGGTAAGTTCCCATTTGCTCCAAGGAATGCAGTCAAATTCTCTATCAACTTTGCAGTTTGCATATGACTGCAAACTATCCAGTTGTGGAACATGTTGCTCAGTTTAATGTTGCAGATTGTAACAGATATGCTTGAAACCATGCTGACAGGCTTTCCGCCACCCCCGCAACTATAGTGTAAGAGGCATGGAATTCTTCTATAACATATTCTGTGTTTAGCAAACACATTGATATACTATATGCTAATCGTTGTCCTTGGTCCATCCCCTTTGCCCAACCATTTCCTCATTACTGCCACCATGCCATCTGTACAACCATCTTTTTCTTTCCTTAGTCAATTCTCATTTTCTTAACTTACTTCCATTTATGCAGCTCCTACACCAACCCCAGCTAAGATCATTGCTAGTCGTAAAAGATTTGCAGTGTCTAAAATTCATACTGCTCTGGTTTTTAACTCTTCTCGTAGGTAATCAGCTACAGTGCTGTCTGAACAGTATAgagttttttaaattctttttatgaAGTACAAGGTAACTCACATatatcaaaacattttcatttacctgtgcatctatactttgcaaatgactgtgaggtgcatggtggagggtacatcccactgtacc is drawn from Schistocerca gregaria isolate iqSchGreg1 chromosome 3, iqSchGreg1.2, whole genome shotgun sequence and contains these coding sequences:
- the LOC126354806 gene encoding inactive selenide, water dikinase-like protein, giving the protein MAELQGPAVSQDALSVAQLELGGNPNAFALRRPFDPVAHELDATFRLTRFADLKGUGCKAPQEVLWKLLEGLQQDDNNAQDEHAHFMHMHIPRIGIGMDSSVTPLRHGGLCLVQTTDFFYPLVDDPYMMGKIACANVLSDLYAMGVTECDNMLMLLGVSTKMTEKERDVVIPLIMRGFKDSAWEAGTTVTGGQTVVNPWCTIGGVATSVCQPNEYIVPDNAVVGDVLVLTKPLGTQVAVNAHQWLEQPERWNRIKLVVSEDDVRKAYQRSMDSMARLNRIAARLMHKYNAHGATDVTGFGLLGHAQNLARHQKNEVSFVIHNLPVIAKMAAVAKACGNMFQLLQGHSPETSGGLLICLPREQAAAYCKDIEKQEGYQAWIIGIVEKGNRSARIIDKPRIIEVPAKEKDGELW